A single genomic interval of Armigeres subalbatus isolate Guangzhou_Male chromosome 1, GZ_Asu_2, whole genome shotgun sequence harbors:
- the LOC134202495 gene encoding uncharacterized protein LOC134202495, with amino-acid sequence MNSEVFENEAFNDDLIELPNDNFAAYCRLCFSISQLEPLFTCYQDENIRDTSIIEICTGIKLSPGTDSPSSICSQCRNMLEEFFSFRKLCQRVNRVYRRKRNELEVARKAAHHGVVVEPLAIESSVVPEQILVGQEAALEDISGGLPAPIEVTDTTCEVQIANEPSAFEASVAESLVVHELSDDDDEVECVGVMSLEESLMQHANAKDATESLPFIRMENDMFRCKICSGIYPSFVNLAKHFLDFHPEKASLIRSKSMVTYFKVKPGTLQTRKYDSQVLMKCDLCDTLLSSSLSVKRHRWRYHGAFKNCQEIPCSVPSCKSFFMDTYGLNRHLCIVHFNGAKTGATENPSASETDGVEENGNFTNGNEAVCVPDSTEDTPQNMDTPMDVVYSDLTEG; translated from the exons ATGAATTCGGAAGTTTTCGAGAATGAAGCATTCAACGATGATTTGATCGAACT ACCGAACGACAATTTCGCCGCGTACTGCCGGTTGTGCTTCTCTATCTCCCAGCTAGAACCACTTTTTACTTGCTATCAGGATGAAAACATCCGGGACACCAGCATCATCGAAATTTGCACCGGCATCAAACTGAGCCCCGGGACGGATAGTCCATCGTCTATTTGTTCCCAGTGTCGGAACATGTTGGAGGAATTTTTCAGCTTCCGAAAGTTGTGCCAGCGTGTGAATCGTGTGTACCGGCGCAAGCGGAACGAATTAGAAGTGGCCAGGAAGGCCGCTCATCATGGTGTTGTAGTTGAACCCCTTGCTATCGAGTCGAGTGTTGTACCGGAGCAGATACTTGTAGGACAGGAAGCTGCCTTGGAAGACATTTCAGGTGGCTTACCTGCACCGATTGAGGTAACGGACACGACATGCGAGGTGCAGATAGCCAATGAACCATCAGCCTTTGAGGCTTCTGTGGCCGAATCCTTGGTTGTTCATGAGCTCTCTGACGACGACGATGAAGTGGAGTGCGTTGGTGTTATGTCTTTGGAAGAGAGCCTCATGCAACACGCAAACGCGAAGGATGCGACTGAGTCGCTTCCGTTCATTAGAATGGAAAACGACATGTTCCGTTGTAAGATATGTAGCGGAATTTACCCATCATTTGTTAACCTGGCCAAACACTTTCTTGACTTCCACCCGGAGAAGGCGAGCTTGATTCGTAGCAAATCGATGGTAACTTACTTCAAGGTAAAGCCTGGCACGCTACAGACCCGGAAATACGACTCTCAGGTTCTCATGAAGTGCGATCTGTGTGACACGCTGCTGTCCAGCAGTCTCTCCGTGAAAAGGCACCGCTGGAGATATCATGGTGCCTTTAAGAATTGTCAAGAAATTCCGTGCTCGGTGCCATCTTGTAAGAGCTTCTTTATGGATACCTACGGACTGAATCGGCATTTGTGTATTGTCCATTTCAATGGGGCTAAAACGGGTGCTACGGAAAACCCTTCAGCATCGGAAACTGATGGCGTCGAAGAAAATGGGAACTTTACTAATGGAAATGAAGCAGTATGCGTGCCCGATAGTACGGAAGACACCCCGCAGAACATGGACACCCCGATGGATGTGGTGTACTCCGATCTCACCGAAGGCTAA
- the LOC134202486 gene encoding zinc finger protein 189-like, producing MEEEFVIVPSGAPDSYCRLCLSEANVEPLLLAANQLLQPKHALLQLIKRYMEIDLLTLVDSPCGICSTCRLLLEEFENFRERCLRCDFVLNGKQKDDIQNGSDLPFQCSKCPIKFRFKSEYEKHWKSSHDLPHHCDRCDAQFSMLSLLKFHQFRYHGNPSVGSLNVSCTLCPRVFVDDKQLQFHTQLLHNRAATEEEFAPPKKKRKLNKSVKHKQDGQSKKPLECEVCKAQYYFIGSLRRHLSDGHGIMLRAPIGTDQQKGATADRVEIRQPEIAVITANSSAPVIVPPPVIPRTSENPEIKSELPDDVSTTCRTVVPDYDQKPLMDDLSQMLISKIEKDEAIVSSEIPQYQVLSPFVIAIERLDPNLAPPVLNYEIPLGRIFYAQQQQLPELNTTDQLDQEIAMNYPSYTQQVRKLFVCVICQQKFTNSGSLNLHTQFVHHGIAYQCTECGKQFALRSRLERHAYVHRSEYPYRCDECPMMFIQQYTMRKHKTKYHVPGAPAQVIRFCPYCNRAFNTKNSLRGHMALIHRKPYTGDAHEQAAAMEM from the exons ATGGAGGAAGAGTTTGTTATAGT GCCAAGCGGAGCACCTGATTCCTACTGCCGGTTATGTTTATCGGAGGCCAATGTTGAACCTTTGCTGTTAGCAGCGAACCAATTACTGCAGCCAAAGCACGCATTGCTGCAGCTCATTAAACGCTACATGGAAATTGACCTTTTGACTTTGGTGGACAGTCCTTGCGGAATCTGTAGCACCTGTCGGTTGTTATTGGAAGAATTTGAGAACTTCCGGGAAAGATGCCTGCGATGTGACTTTGTTCTCAACGGGAAACAAAAAGACGATATCCAGAATGGATCGGATCTACCGTTCCAGTGTAGCAAATGTCCGATCAAGTTTCGCTTCAAGTCGGAGTATGAGAAACATTGGAAATCGTCCCACGATCTGCCGCACCATTGCGATCGGTGCGATGCCCAATTTTCAATGCTGAGCTTGTTGAAATTTCATCAGTTCCGATATCACGGAAATCCTAGTGTGGGCAGTCTAAACGTGAGTTGCACGCTTTGCCCAAGGGTCTTCGTCGATGATAAGCAGCTGCAGTTCCACACGCAATTACTGCATAATCGAGCGGCAACTGAGGAGGAATTCGCTCCtccaaaaaagaaaagaaaactgAACAAGTCGGTAAAACATAAGCAGGACGGTCAAAGCAAAAAGCCCCTTGAATGTGAAGTGTGCAAAGCACAATATTACTTTATTGGATCTTTAAGGCGTCATTTAAGCGATGGACATGGAATTATGTTGAGGGCTCCAATTGGAACGGATCAGCAAAAGGGGGCTACTGCTGATCGAGTTGAAATACGTCAACCAGAGATTGCAGTAATAACTGCTAATTCATCTGCACCAGTAATTGTTCCTCCTCCTGTAATTCCTAGAACCTCGGAGAATCCGGAAATAAAATCTGAGCTGCCAGATGATGTTAGCACCACTTGCAGGACCGTTGTTCCTGACTATGATCAAAAACCGCTTATGGACGATTTAAGCCAAATGCtcatttccaaaattgaaaaagacGAGGCGATagtttcatcggaaattcctcaataCCAAGTGTTATCTCCATTCGTTATCGCTATTGAACGGTTGGATCCTAATTTAGCTCCACCGGTTCTAAACTACGAAATTCCTCTTGGGAGGATTTTTTACGCACAGCAGCAGCAACTACCCGAATTGAACACCACCGACCAGCTCGACCAAGAAATTGCGATGAACTATCCATCATACACGCAACAAGTTAGAAAGCTGTTCGTTTGTGTGATTTGTCAGCAAAAGTTTACTAATTCGGGGTCGCTCAATCTTCATACGCAGTTCGTTCACCACGGCATCGCTTACCAGTGCACCGAATGTGGGAAGCAGTTTGCACTGCGGAGCAGACTCGAGCGGCATGCCTACGTGCACAGGAGCGAGTACCCTTACAGATGCGACGAATGCCCGATGATGTTCATCCAGCAGTACACGATGAGGAAGCACAAGACGAAATATCACGTTCCCGGTGCACCCGCTCAGGTTATCCGGTTTTGTCCGTACTGCAACCGGGCGTTCAACACGAAGAACTCCCTTCGTGGGCATATGGCGCTAATCCATCGCAAGCCGTACACGGGCGATGCGCACGAACAAGCGGCAGCGATGGAAATGTga